A window of Cohnella herbarum contains these coding sequences:
- a CDS encoding sugar ABC transporter ATP-binding protein, whose protein sequence is MSEIIVRMEGIEKRFAGVHALKQSRFELKSGEVHALIGENGAGKSTMMKILTGVYRKDEGRIHYLGKEVDIPDTRAAQNLGISMIHQELNLAHDLTVAQNIFMGKEPRRAFRLFLDDKEMNRQTSVLLKQMNLDIEPTTLVSELTVAKQQMVEIIKAISYESKVMIMDEPTAALSDAEIEELFKMIERLRAKGVGIVYISHRMAEMKRITDRITVMRDGSYIDTVPTAEVSIDRIIAMMVGREIYQPVKPDRRNNRERETVLEVRNLNRGKVLRDVSFSLRKGEILGVAGLVGAGRTETARAIFGADRIDSGEIYIRGNKVRITGPDQAVKHGLGYLSEDRKHFGCLLEMDVKTNVALATLNKFTIGMGWMNDNRMKEAANSIVEELKVKTPGIGQSLKNLSGGNQQKVIIGKWLTRDCDILIFDEPTRGIDVGAKSEIYMLLESLAASGKSIIMISSELPEILRLSHRIIVMCEGRITGELINDDQATQEQIMTYATDRVG, encoded by the coding sequence ATGAGTGAAATTATCGTGAGAATGGAAGGAATCGAGAAACGTTTCGCCGGGGTTCACGCGCTGAAACAAAGCCGATTCGAATTGAAATCGGGCGAGGTTCACGCTCTCATCGGCGAGAACGGAGCCGGCAAATCAACGATGATGAAAATACTGACGGGCGTATATCGCAAGGATGAAGGGCGAATTCACTATCTCGGCAAAGAGGTAGATATCCCCGATACGCGGGCAGCCCAGAATCTAGGAATCAGCATGATTCATCAGGAGCTAAACCTGGCTCACGATCTTACCGTGGCGCAAAACATCTTCATGGGCAAGGAGCCACGCAGAGCGTTTCGTTTGTTCCTGGACGACAAAGAGATGAATCGACAAACATCTGTTTTATTGAAACAGATGAATTTGGACATCGAGCCGACAACGCTTGTATCCGAACTCACGGTAGCCAAACAGCAAATGGTCGAGATTATTAAAGCCATTTCCTACGAGTCCAAGGTCATGATCATGGATGAACCGACCGCGGCGCTAAGCGATGCCGAGATCGAGGAATTGTTCAAGATGATCGAACGGTTGCGGGCCAAAGGGGTCGGAATCGTATATATTTCTCACCGGATGGCGGAAATGAAAAGAATTACCGATCGCATTACCGTAATGCGCGACGGCAGCTATATCGATACGGTTCCGACCGCTGAGGTTAGCATTGACCGGATTATCGCGATGATGGTCGGAAGAGAGATCTATCAGCCGGTCAAGCCGGACCGCCGGAACAATCGCGAGCGCGAGACGGTGTTAGAGGTGCGTAACCTGAATCGCGGAAAGGTGCTCCGCGACGTAAGCTTCTCGCTCCGCAAGGGAGAGATTCTAGGCGTTGCCGGCCTCGTCGGAGCGGGTAGGACGGAAACGGCTCGCGCCATCTTCGGAGCCGACCGGATCGACTCGGGGGAAATTTACATTCGCGGGAATAAAGTTCGGATTACGGGCCCCGATCAAGCCGTTAAACACGGTCTCGGCTACTTGTCCGAAGATCGGAAACACTTCGGTTGTTTGCTCGAAATGGACGTCAAGACGAATGTCGCACTGGCGACGTTAAACAAATTCACGATCGGAATGGGCTGGATGAACGACAATCGAATGAAAGAAGCGGCGAACAGCATCGTCGAGGAATTGAAGGTGAAGACGCCCGGCATCGGTCAAAGTTTGAAAAACTTATCCGGCGGCAACCAGCAGAAAGTCATTATCGGCAAATGGTTGACGCGGGATTGCGATATTCTGATTTTCGACGAGCCGACGCGAGGCATCGATGTCGGAGCCAAGAGCGAAATCTATATGCTGCTCGAAAGCCTGGCGGCATCCGGCAAATCGATCATTATGATCAGCTCTGAACTACCTGAAATCTTAAGGCTTAGCCATCGGATTATCGTAATGTGCGAAGGCAGGATTACCGGGGAGCTCATCAATGACGACCAAGCGACGCAAGAACAGATCATGACCTACGCAACGGACCGGGTAGGCTAA
- a CDS encoding ABC transporter permease, translated as MKEAPVAIRKKPIAFNSGLQQFLAFGSLILLVIFFSLASSNFFNFSNIVGILLSTAVIGVLALGVTFVIVTGGIDLSVGTVMTLSAVMTGVFITLWGLPVWVGIIGGLLTGAACGLVSGFVIARLGIPPFIATLAMMMIAKGLALVISGTKPIYFTDDEVFMEIALGSVLGDLIPGFDIPNAVLVFFLAAVIGSLLLARTIVGRYNFAIGSNEEATRLSGVNVQKWKIIIYVITGLFTGLAGVLMASRLNSAQPSLGMGYELEAIAAVVIGGTSLNGGKGTIIGTVIGALIMSVLTNGLRIMSVPQEWQTVVVGFVILLAVYADIIRRRKA; from the coding sequence ATGAAAGAAGCACCTGTAGCGATACGGAAGAAACCGATTGCGTTCAATTCGGGATTGCAGCAGTTTCTAGCGTTCGGAAGTTTAATCTTACTCGTTATATTTTTCTCGCTAGCTTCAAGCAACTTTTTCAATTTCTCCAACATCGTCGGAATTCTGCTGTCGACCGCGGTAATCGGAGTGCTTGCCCTCGGCGTTACGTTCGTTATCGTTACCGGAGGCATCGATCTATCGGTCGGCACGGTGATGACGCTAAGCGCGGTTATGACGGGCGTCTTCATCACCTTATGGGGATTGCCGGTGTGGGTCGGGATTATCGGCGGTTTGCTTACGGGGGCGGCTTGCGGTTTAGTGTCGGGTTTCGTCATAGCGAGGCTGGGCATTCCGCCGTTCATCGCTACGCTGGCCATGATGATGATTGCCAAAGGGCTGGCGCTCGTCATATCCGGAACGAAGCCGATCTATTTCACGGACGACGAAGTGTTCATGGAAATTGCGCTCGGCTCCGTACTGGGCGATCTCATACCGGGATTCGATATTCCGAACGCCGTACTCGTCTTCTTCCTAGCAGCGGTTATAGGCAGTCTCTTATTAGCCCGTACCATTGTCGGCCGTTATAATTTCGCGATCGGCAGCAATGAGGAAGCAACGCGACTTTCCGGGGTTAACGTTCAGAAATGGAAAATCATTATCTACGTCATTACCGGTTTGTTTACGGGGCTTGCGGGCGTTCTGATGGCATCGCGCCTGAATTCGGCCCAACCCTCGCTGGGTATGGGGTATGAGTTGGAAGCTATCGCGGCCGTCGTAATCGGCGGGACCTCGCTTAACGGCGGTAAAGGAACGATTATCGGAACGGTCATCGGGGCCTTGATCATGAGCGTGCTCACGAACGGGTTGCGGATAATGTCGGTGCCGCAAGAATGGCAGACGGTCGTTGTCGGTTTCGTTATTCTGCTGGCGGTGTACGCGGACATCATCCGTCGCCGCAAAGCCTAA
- a CDS encoding ABC transporter substrate-binding protein: MKMKKVWLFAVLALVLVISACGSNNNNKGGSSSPAKESESAAPAEGQKMYIPIISKGFQHQFWQAVKIGAEKAAAELNVEITFEGPETESQVDKQLEMFQVALDKKPSAIGFAALDSQASIPLLKKAQDSGIPIVAFDSGVESDIPVSTVATNNATAAGIAAEKMAELIGGEGEVAIIAHDQTSRTGIDRRDGFVNRMKEKYPNIKIVDIQYGGGDHLKSTDAAKAIMQAYPNLKGIFGTNEGSAIGVVNAVTETKMSGKIVVIGYDSGKAQIDAIKSGLMAGAVSQNPVGIGYETVKAAVAAAKGEKVDPLIDSGFVWYDKSNIDNEDVKAVLYE, from the coding sequence ATGAAAATGAAAAAGGTATGGTTATTCGCGGTATTGGCACTCGTTCTAGTTATAAGCGCTTGCGGATCGAACAATAACAACAAAGGCGGTTCGTCGTCGCCTGCTAAGGAATCAGAATCCGCAGCTCCTGCGGAAGGACAGAAAATGTACATCCCGATCATCTCCAAAGGCTTCCAGCATCAATTCTGGCAAGCTGTAAAAATCGGAGCGGAGAAAGCCGCTGCCGAGCTGAACGTGGAAATTACGTTCGAAGGTCCGGAAACGGAATCGCAAGTTGATAAACAGCTCGAAATGTTCCAAGTCGCATTGGACAAAAAACCGAGCGCGATCGGTTTCGCAGCGCTTGATAGCCAAGCATCCATCCCTCTGCTGAAGAAAGCCCAAGATAGCGGCATTCCGATCGTGGCGTTCGACTCGGGCGTTGAAAGCGACATTCCTGTTAGCACGGTAGCCACTAATAACGCAACGGCAGCCGGCATCGCGGCGGAGAAAATGGCTGAATTGATCGGAGGAGAAGGCGAAGTCGCGATCATAGCGCATGACCAAACGAGCCGTACGGGAATCGATCGCCGCGATGGCTTCGTGAATCGTATGAAAGAGAAATATCCGAACATCAAAATCGTCGATATTCAATACGGCGGCGGCGATCACCTGAAATCAACGGATGCCGCTAAAGCGATCATGCAAGCGTATCCGAACCTGAAAGGTATTTTCGGTACTAACGAAGGTTCCGCGATCGGCGTCGTCAACGCGGTGACGGAAACGAAAATGTCCGGTAAAATCGTCGTAATCGGTTATGACTCCGGTAAAGCGCAAATCGATGCGATTAAAAGCGGTCTGATGGCGGGAGCGGTTTCTCAGAATCCGGTCGGCATCGGGTATGAAACGGTAAAAGCGGCCGTAGCCGCGGCTAAAGGCGAGAAAGTAGATCCGTTGATCGATAGCGGCTTCGTATGGTACGACAAATCCAATATCGATAACGAAGACGTGAAAGCCGTACTTTACGAATAA
- a CDS encoding DUF6232 family protein produces MENQPIYKDNHFTITKELFISGNTRFAIQHLCSIKLTKTRKQIPYTLLVIELLLIATGFIWDFRFHSIVTLIGLLGLIANVLVYIFVKPVHKLSLAFSSGEREIIGVTDYVYLEGLASAFSRSIVEAKQRNLMIS; encoded by the coding sequence ATGGAAAACCAACCGATCTATAAGGATAATCACTTTACCATCACCAAGGAGTTGTTCATCAGTGGAAACACGCGATTTGCGATCCAACACCTTTGTTCGATTAAGCTGACCAAAACAAGGAAACAGATCCCATATACGCTGTTAGTCATTGAACTGTTGCTGATCGCAACCGGATTCATTTGGGACTTCCGATTTCACTCCATCGTCACGCTTATCGGCCTGCTAGGACTCATTGCCAACGTGTTGGTGTACATCTTCGTGAAACCGGTTCATAAATTATCCTTGGCGTTCTCCTCGGGAGAACGGGAAATTATCGGCGTGACGGATTATGTTTACCTTGAAGGGCTCGCTTCCGCATTCAGCCGTTCCATTGTGGAAGCCAAGCAGCGGAATTTGATGATTAGCTAG
- a CDS encoding LLM class flavin-dependent oxidoreductase, with translation MSTKSSSVTFSVLDLASIVEGSTPAVSLRNTLDLAQHAEKWGYHRFWLAEHHNMPGIASSATSVVIGHVAAGTSTIRVGSGGIMLLNHAPLVIAEQFGTLESLFPGRIDLGLGRAPGSDQAASRVLRRGLAAGGEDFPELLSELRSYFNPEAGTSNNIVRAIPGEGLNVPIWLLGSSGFSAQLAAQLGLPFAFASHFAPDYLMPALELYRSNFRPSAALDKPHVMVGIGITAADTEPVAKWLATSQQQAFLNMIRGRFGQLPPPVDSMDGLWSPHEEAALRRQFGYAVVGDKTQVRDRLQAVIEQTGADELIIASQIYDHQARLRSYEIIAEVRQELLAN, from the coding sequence ATGTCTACGAAATCTTCATCCGTCACTTTCTCGGTATTGGATCTGGCTTCGATCGTCGAAGGCAGCACCCCGGCCGTTTCTCTTCGCAATACTCTTGATCTGGCCCAGCATGCCGAGAAATGGGGATATCACCGCTTCTGGCTCGCGGAACATCATAACATGCCGGGAATCGCAAGCTCGGCCACGTCGGTCGTCATCGGCCACGTTGCTGCCGGCACGTCGACGATTCGGGTCGGTTCAGGCGGCATCATGTTGCTCAATCACGCCCCGCTAGTCATTGCCGAGCAATTCGGCACGCTCGAATCGTTGTTCCCGGGCCGAATCGATCTTGGCCTCGGCAGAGCTCCGGGCTCCGATCAAGCGGCTTCCCGCGTGCTACGTCGGGGCTTGGCAGCAGGCGGGGAAGATTTCCCCGAGCTCTTAAGCGAGCTTCGTTCCTACTTTAATCCAGAAGCTGGAACTTCGAACAACATCGTACGCGCCATCCCTGGCGAAGGTCTGAACGTTCCAATCTGGTTGCTCGGCTCTAGCGGATTCAGCGCTCAACTGGCCGCGCAGCTCGGGCTTCCGTTCGCTTTCGCCAGCCACTTCGCTCCGGATTATTTGATGCCCGCGCTGGAACTGTACCGCAGCAACTTCCGTCCGTCCGCCGCGCTGGATAAACCGCACGTTATGGTCGGAATCGGCATCACTGCGGCGGATACCGAGCCTGTCGCGAAATGGCTTGCCACCTCGCAGCAGCAAGCTTTCCTTAATATGATCCGCGGACGTTTCGGACAATTGCCTCCTCCTGTCGACAGCATGGACGGCCTCTGGTCTCCTCACGAAGAGGCCGCACTGCGCAGGCAATTCGGCTATGCCGTCGTCGGAGATAAGACCCAAGTCCGCGACAGACTTCAAGCGGTCATTGAACAAACGGGCGCCGACGAGCTCATTATCGCATCGCAAATCTACGATCATCAAGCTCGCTTGAGATCTTACGAGATCATCGCCGAAGTGAGACAGGAGCTTCTCGCTAACTAA
- a CDS encoding MarR family winged helix-turn-helix transcriptional regulator produces MDKEEHLHGRVVMNIFRCSNLLERVGRKLVAKVGLTSVHQWFILAALSAEDLSLKQLGKNTHVTKQNMTGMIERLKHNEYVTTYEAQEDRRITLVRLTEKGKQALAQLDGMGYQSNQESLNCLRLEELNSFNGCLLKLIENMDDDNSCP; encoded by the coding sequence GTGGACAAAGAAGAACATTTGCACGGCCGCGTGGTTATGAATATTTTCCGATGCTCCAATTTGCTCGAACGCGTCGGACGCAAACTCGTAGCCAAGGTCGGACTCACGAGCGTACATCAGTGGTTTATTCTTGCCGCGCTGTCCGCGGAGGACTTATCTCTGAAGCAATTAGGGAAAAATACGCATGTGACGAAACAGAATATGACCGGCATGATCGAGCGTCTGAAGCACAACGAATACGTAACGACATACGAAGCGCAGGAAGACCGGCGGATCACTCTCGTGCGATTAACCGAGAAAGGCAAGCAAGCTCTTGCGCAATTGGATGGCATGGGGTATCAAAGCAACCAAGAATCCTTGAATTGCCTCCGGTTGGAAGAGCTTAATTCCTTTAACGGTTGTCTGCTTAAATTAATCGAGAATATGGACGACGATAACTCCTGCCCATGA
- a CDS encoding AraC family transcriptional regulator, whose translation MTIPSFPIVTETDAQLPLYLTSIGHWEAQERTKRPVGFPDFQWLQALSGTGELTVGDQRYVVKPGQGFFLFPNEAHAYRALLEPWDVHWISFNGNLMPSLLKQAGIERSGVFTTTAPDSLITHMKSIYAMSLTGHPFMGMECSKLLYAFLLDLMRNVWTSSPSAADNYMKLHPVTQYIEAHYDRTITIDEMAQCIGISSQHLCHLFKITLKMRPMEYVNRERINKSKEWMFREPGMKMQEIAPLVGFETASYFSYVFKKVEGMSPEQFKRSHGR comes from the coding sequence ATGACCATTCCTTCTTTTCCAATCGTGACGGAGACGGACGCCCAATTGCCGCTCTATCTCACCAGCATCGGACATTGGGAAGCCCAGGAACGAACGAAAAGACCCGTCGGTTTTCCCGATTTTCAATGGCTGCAGGCGTTATCGGGAACAGGCGAACTAACGGTTGGAGATCAACGTTATGTCGTTAAACCGGGCCAAGGTTTTTTCCTATTTCCGAACGAAGCTCATGCCTATCGCGCCCTTCTGGAACCTTGGGACGTCCACTGGATTTCTTTTAACGGAAACCTTATGCCTTCCCTTCTGAAGCAAGCCGGCATCGAACGCTCCGGAGTATTCACGACGACCGCCCCGGATAGTCTTATTACGCACATGAAATCCATTTACGCGATGTCTCTGACCGGCCATCCTTTCATGGGTATGGAATGCTCCAAATTGCTGTACGCTTTTCTCCTCGATCTGATGAGGAACGTCTGGACCAGTTCCCCTTCCGCCGCCGATAACTACATGAAGCTTCATCCCGTCACGCAATATATCGAGGCCCATTATGATCGGACGATTACGATAGACGAGATGGCCCAATGCATCGGGATAAGCTCTCAGCATCTCTGCCACTTGTTCAAGATCACTTTGAAAATGCGGCCGATGGAGTACGTGAATCGGGAGCGGATCAATAAAAGCAAAGAATGGATGTTTCGCGAACCGGGCATGAAAATGCAAGAAATCGCCCCGCTCGTCGGCTTCGAAACCGCTAGTTATTTTAGCTATGTTTTTAAGAAGGTGGAAGGCATGAGTCCCGAGCAATTCAAGAGATCTCATGGTCGTTAG
- a CDS encoding glycoside hydrolase family 2 TIM barrel-domain containing protein produces MSKTKWIYSPPANGYPEWNNNPEIFQLNRLDAHATFITYDTLEEALRGDRKSSDYYASLNGKWKFSFAENPDKRIKNFYEKGFDDSDWAEIAVPGHWQLQGYDYPQYTNVRYPWIDSESLKPPFAPTKYNPVGSYLTTFEIPQGWKDKPVFISFQGVESAFYVWLNGDLVGYSEDTFTPAEFDLTPYLIEGENKLAVEVYRWCDASWLEDQDFWRMSGIFRDVYLFAMPDSHIYDYFVHTDLDDRFRDAQLRVEATVNRYFGGNSGAMTVEAELYDASGQAVLRSPMRIDVASGPNDKAEVQGIVDVANPLKWSAEQPNLYTLVLRLLDGEGKAVQYVSCKVGFRVFEIQDGLMRINGQRIEFKGVNRHEFSCDTGRALGEEDMIRDIRLMKSHNINAVRTSHYPNNPRWYELCDEYGLYVIDETNLETHGSWEYGQQEELDTVPASKPEWRANVIDRCNSMLQRDKNHPSIVIWSLGNEAWGGDNFVHMHDYLRAKDPSRVVHYEGVFHCRKSEAASDIESQMYTKPRDIEEYALRKPAPSKPFILCEYSHAMGNSCGGLSEYTELFEKYPILQGGFIWDWVDQAIRVTAADGSSHMAYGGDFGETPHDGNFCGNGLIFADRTVSPKLYEVKKCYQNVKFAAQNLAEGRFIVTNRNLFTNLNEYELAWKVENGGVLVSEGKEEAEAEPGQSATLDLSRFYPRTAIIGDEFVLTLSLVLKRDTAWATVGHEMAYEQFVLPIQAQSTIDVNMSSGAADVKIDSNGQRWIASGESFSVSFDTNTGDLVSYRVKGTELLKQGLVPNFWRAYTDNDRGNQHHVRCAIWREAGLERKLTRITTAVAPSGAEITVHYLLPTNPDSACSITYTIRGNGEIEVRLALQPGIGLPEIPEIGMLFEMDSSFDTITWYGRGPHENYWDRSTGARLGLFSGKVNEQAAPYLRPQETGNKTDVRYATLTNRVGAGIRIVGAPLFELNALPYTPYELEQYDHQHLLPASEKTVVRVNYRQMGVGGDDSWGARTHADYTLFANRTYGYSFVIQGIVD; encoded by the coding sequence TTGTCCAAGACAAAATGGATTTACTCTCCGCCTGCTAACGGTTATCCGGAGTGGAATAACAATCCCGAAATTTTTCAATTGAATCGCTTGGATGCCCATGCGACTTTCATTACTTATGACACGCTTGAGGAAGCGTTAAGAGGCGATCGCAAATCGTCTGATTATTATGCCTCTTTGAACGGAAAGTGGAAATTCTCGTTCGCGGAAAATCCGGACAAGCGGATTAAAAACTTCTACGAGAAAGGCTTCGACGACAGCGACTGGGCCGAGATCGCGGTTCCGGGACATTGGCAGCTTCAAGGCTACGATTATCCGCAATATACGAACGTCCGGTATCCTTGGATCGATTCCGAGTCGCTTAAGCCGCCATTCGCTCCAACGAAGTATAATCCGGTAGGTTCCTATTTGACGACGTTCGAGATTCCGCAAGGTTGGAAAGACAAGCCGGTATTCATTAGTTTCCAAGGGGTGGAGTCGGCTTTCTACGTATGGTTGAACGGAGATTTGGTCGGTTATAGCGAGGATACGTTCACGCCGGCGGAGTTTGATTTAACGCCGTATTTAATCGAGGGCGAGAACAAGCTTGCGGTAGAAGTGTACCGCTGGTGCGATGCGAGTTGGCTAGAGGATCAGGATTTCTGGCGGATGAGCGGAATATTTCGCGATGTGTACTTGTTCGCGATGCCGGATTCGCATATTTACGATTATTTCGTGCATACGGATCTGGATGATCGGTTTCGTGATGCGCAATTAAGAGTCGAGGCTACCGTCAATCGTTATTTCGGCGGTAATTCAGGGGCGATGACCGTTGAAGCAGAGCTCTACGACGCTAGCGGGCAAGCCGTGCTTCGCAGCCCGATGAGGATCGACGTAGCTTCGGGTCCGAACGACAAGGCGGAAGTCCAAGGAATCGTCGACGTCGCCAATCCTTTGAAATGGAGCGCGGAACAACCGAACCTATACACGCTTGTGCTTCGATTGCTGGACGGGGAAGGAAAAGCCGTTCAGTACGTCAGTTGCAAAGTCGGATTCCGCGTATTCGAGATTCAAGACGGGTTGATGCGCATCAACGGACAGCGCATCGAGTTCAAGGGCGTTAACCGCCATGAGTTCTCTTGCGATACGGGCCGCGCGCTGGGCGAAGAGGACATGATCCGGGACATTCGGTTGATGAAATCGCACAATATCAATGCCGTCCGTACGTCGCATTACCCGAATAATCCGCGATGGTACGAGTTATGCGATGAATACGGACTGTACGTCATCGACGAAACGAATCTGGAAACGCACGGATCATGGGAGTATGGGCAGCAGGAAGAACTGGATACGGTACCGGCAAGCAAACCTGAATGGCGCGCTAACGTGATCGATCGTTGCAATTCCATGCTGCAACGGGACAAGAACCATCCTTCCATCGTCATTTGGTCGTTAGGTAACGAAGCTTGGGGCGGAGATAACTTTGTGCATATGCATGATTATTTGCGCGCTAAAGACCCTTCGCGCGTCGTGCATTACGAAGGGGTTTTCCATTGCCGCAAGTCGGAAGCCGCTTCCGATATCGAGAGCCAGATGTATACGAAACCCCGGGATATCGAGGAGTACGCGCTCAGGAAACCGGCGCCTTCCAAGCCGTTCATTTTATGCGAATACAGTCATGCGATGGGGAATTCTTGCGGCGGGTTGTCCGAATACACGGAGCTGTTCGAGAAGTATCCGATCCTGCAAGGGGGATTTATCTGGGACTGGGTCGATCAGGCGATACGCGTGACGGCAGCGGATGGATCGAGCCATATGGCTTACGGCGGCGATTTCGGCGAGACTCCGCACGATGGCAACTTCTGCGGCAACGGACTGATTTTCGCCGATCGCACGGTGTCCCCTAAGCTGTACGAAGTCAAAAAGTGCTACCAGAACGTTAAATTCGCCGCGCAGAATTTAGCCGAGGGCCGGTTTATCGTGACGAACCGCAACCTGTTCACGAATCTGAACGAGTACGAATTGGCTTGGAAAGTGGAGAACGGCGGCGTACTCGTTAGCGAAGGGAAAGAGGAAGCGGAAGCGGAGCCGGGTCAATCGGCAACGTTGGATCTCTCCCGCTTCTATCCGCGGACTGCCATCATCGGCGATGAATTCGTGCTTACGCTGAGCCTTGTTTTGAAACGGGACACAGCTTGGGCTACGGTAGGCCACGAAATGGCTTACGAACAATTCGTATTGCCGATTCAAGCGCAGTCTACCATAGACGTGAACATGAGTTCTGGGGCTGCCGACGTAAAAATCGATTCTAACGGACAACGATGGATCGCTAGCGGGGAAAGTTTCTCCGTCAGCTTCGATACGAATACCGGCGATTTAGTGTCTTATCGAGTGAAAGGAACGGAACTGCTTAAACAAGGATTAGTTCCGAATTTTTGGCGCGCGTATACGGACAACGATAGGGGCAATCAGCATCATGTGCGCTGCGCGATCTGGAGGGAAGCCGGACTTGAGCGCAAGCTTACGAGGATAACGACCGCAGTCGCTCCATCGGGAGCCGAGATCACCGTGCATTACTTGCTTCCGACGAATCCGGACTCCGCATGCTCGATTACGTATACGATTCGCGGGAATGGCGAGATCGAAGTACGGCTCGCGCTTCAACCTGGCATCGGGCTCCCGGAAATTCCGGAAATCGGCATGCTGTTCGAGATGGACTCTTCGTTCGATACGATAACTTGGTACGGTAGAGGCCCGCACGAGAATTATTGGGATCGCAGCACGGGCGCCCGATTGGGACTATTTTCGGGCAAGGTGAACGAACAGGCGGCTCCGTACTTGAGACCGCAGGAAACGGGTAATAAAACGGACGTACGTTACGCGACGTTGACTAATCGTGTCGGCGCGGGAATCAGGATCGTAGGCGCTCCGCTGTTCGAGCTTAACGCGCTACCGTATACGCCTTACGAGTTGGAACAATATGATCACCAGCATCTGTTGCCGGCATCGGAGAAAACGGTCGTTCGCGTTAATTACAGGCAGATGGGCGTCGGCGGAGACGACAGTTGGGGAGCGCGCACGCACGCCGATTATACTTTGTTCGCGAATCGAACGTACGGTTATTCTTTTGTCATCCAGGGAATAGTCGATTAG